A window of the Miscanthus floridulus cultivar M001 chromosome 14, ASM1932011v1, whole genome shotgun sequence genome harbors these coding sequences:
- the LOC136505322 gene encoding CEN-like protein 2 isoform X2 — MSRSVEPLIVGRVIGEVLDSFNPCVKMIVTYNSNKLVFNGHEIYPSAVVSKPRVEVQGGDLRSFFTLVMTDPDVPGPSDPYLREHLHWIVTDIPGTTDASFGQEVISYESPRPNIGIHRFIFVLFKQKGRQTVTVPSSRDHFNTRQFAEENDLGLPVTAVYFNAQRETAARRR, encoded by the exons ATGTCTAGGTCTGTGGAGCCTCTCATAGTTGGGCGGGTGATTGGAGAAGTTCTCGACTCCTTTAACCCATGTGTGAAGATGATAGTGACCTACAACTCAAACAAACTCGTATTCAATGGCCATGAGATCTACCCATCAGCTGTTGTATCTAAACCTAGGGTAGAGGTTCAAGGGGGTGACTTGCGGTCTTTCTTCACATTG GTTATGACAGACCCAGATGTCCCAGGACCAAGTGATCCATATCTAAGGGAGCACCTTCATTG GATCGTGACTGATATACCTGGGACAACAGATGCCTCCTTTG GGCAAGAGGTCATAAGCTACGAGAGCCCAAGACCAAACATTGGTATCCACAGGTTCATTTTTGTGCTCTTCAAGCAGAAGGGTAGGCAAACTGTAACTGTGCCATCCTCCAGAGATCATTTCAACACTCGGCAGTTCGCTGAGGAAAATGACCTTGGCCTCCCTGTAACTGCTGTCTACTTCAATGCGCAGAGAGAAACTGCTGCTAGGAGACGCTGA
- the LOC136505322 gene encoding CEN-like protein 4 isoform X1, with amino-acid sequence MSRSVEPLIVGRVIGEVLDSFNPCVKMIVTYNSNKLVFNGHEIYPSAVVSKPRVEVQGGDLRSFFTLVMTDPDVPGPSDPYLREHLHWIVTDIPGTTDASFGQEVISYESPRPNIGIHRFIFVLFKQKERNCC; translated from the exons ATGTCTAGGTCTGTGGAGCCTCTCATAGTTGGGCGGGTGATTGGAGAAGTTCTCGACTCCTTTAACCCATGTGTGAAGATGATAGTGACCTACAACTCAAACAAACTCGTATTCAATGGCCATGAGATCTACCCATCAGCTGTTGTATCTAAACCTAGGGTAGAGGTTCAAGGGGGTGACTTGCGGTCTTTCTTCACATTG GTTATGACAGACCCAGATGTCCCAGGACCAAGTGATCCATATCTAAGGGAGCACCTTCATTG GATCGTGACTGATATACCTGGGACAACAGATGCCTCCTTTG GGCAAGAGGTCATAAGCTACGAGAGCCCAAGACCAAACATTGGTATCCACAGGTTCATTTTTGTGCTCTTCAAGCAGAAGG AGAGAAACTGCTGCTAG
- the LOC136504726 gene encoding uncharacterized protein, producing MAPKLVFVLPVVLLGLAFQVILRPPPQKLCGSPGGHPLMSPRIKLRDGRYLAYREDGVQKDKARYKIITVHAFDSTKDFPLPVSKELVEELGIYLLAYDRAGYGESDPNPKRDVKSEALDIEELADQLGLGQKFYVLGASMGGYSVWGCLQYIPHRLAGAAMVVPIINYWWPSFPAELSRQAFKRLVVPEQRTLWIAHNIPSLLYLWMTQRWFPSSAAAMHYPEIFSKHDMEVLQKMMAMPKTIENKSRQQGIYESIHRDLLVAFGSWEFDPMNITNPFPQNEGSVHIWQGYEDRLVLVELQRYISNKLPWIKYHEVPEGGHMFVLVDGWTDRILKALLLGEESLDV from the exons ATGGCCCCTAAACTAGTCTTTGTTCTTCCAGTTGTGCTCCTCGGCTTAGCGTTCCAGGTGATTCTCCGGCCACCGCCCCAAAAACTCTGCGGTTCCCCAGGTGGCCATCCTCTGATGTCTCCCAGGATCAAACTCAGGGACGGAAGGTACCTTGCATACAGAGAAGATGGAGTACAGAAAGACAAGGCCAGGTACAAGATCATCACAGTGCATGCGTTTGATAGCACCAAGGACTTCCCCTTGCCTGTTTCTAAG GAGCTTGTGGAAGAATTGGGAATTTACCTCCTTGCTTATGATAGAGCTGGATATGGGGAAAGTGACCCGAATCCCAAGCGGGATGTCAAGAGCGAGGCACTGGATATCGAGGAGCTTGCTGACCAGCTGGGGCTTGGGCAGAAGTTCTATGTCTTAGGGGCCTCAATGGGAGGATACtcagtttggggatgcctccagtATATACCACACAG GCTTGCAGGAGCTGCGATGGTTGTGCCAATTATCAACTACTGGTGGCCTTCTTTCCCAGCTGAATTATCCAGGCAGGCCTTCAAGAGACTGGTTGTGCCAGAGCAGAGAACTCTTTGGATTGCACATAACATACCATCCTTGCTTTACCTGTGGATGACCCAGAGGTGGTTCCCTTCTTCTGCAGCAGCCATGCACTACCCTGAAATATTTAGCAAGCATGATATGGAGGTTCTTCAGAAGATGATGGCAATGCCAAAAACCATTGAG AATAAATCAAGGCAGCAAGGCATTTATGAATCAATCCACCGTGATTTACTTGTCGCTTTTGGAAGTTGGGAGTTTGATCCAATGAACATTACCAATCCATTTCCTCAAAATGAGGGTTCTGTACACATCTGGCAAGGATACGAAGATAGGTTGGTGCTTGTTGAGCTGCAGAGGTACATTTCCAACAAGCTTCCATGGATCAAGTATCATGAAGTCCCAGAAGGTGGACACATGTTCGTGCTGGTAGATGGATGGACCGACCGAATTCTCAAGGCACTCTTGTTAGGAGAAGAGTCCCTAGATGTGTGA
- the LOC136505275 gene encoding pentatricopeptide repeat-containing protein At1g22960, mitochondrial-like — protein sequence MLFNIPHCKSQAPVAAAAVAAVSSIRFSSSSFLPALVPPPPPLHEENPFAALLASEPPPPEPLRQVLATGDVHSALRGLPGLARQLFQWAEATPCGFPRSASAFAAVLVPLARANHIRAAYPVSLRALHLCLILPLVSLLLSAPLSPAPQSLLSLLLRLSTKYTKECKARDATPETCSTLCLSAFREMASHGVAPDVKDCNRVLRVLRDAARWDDICAVHVEMLQLGIEPSIVTYNTLLDSFLKEGRKDKVDILLKEMETRGSGCLPNDVTYNVVITGLARKGDLEEAAELVERMRLSKKASSFTYNPLITGLLARGFVKKVDDLQLEMENEGIMPTVVTYNAMIHGLLQSGQIEAAQAKFVEMRAMGLLPDVITYNSLLNGYCKAGNLKEVLLLFGDLRRAGLAPTVLTYNILIDGYCRLGDLEEARRLKEEMVEQGCLPDVCTYTILMKGSHNARSLAMAREFFDEMLSKGLQPDCFAYNTRICAELTLGAISKAFQLREVMMLEGISSDTVTYNILIDGLCKTGNLKDAKELQMKMVSNGLQPDCITYTCLIHAHCERGLLREARKNFKDMISDGLAPSAVTYTVFIHAYCRRGNLYSAYGWFRKMLEGRVEPNEITYNVLIHALCRTGRTQLAYCHFHEMLERGLVPNKYTYTLLIDGNCREGNWEDAMRFYFEMHQNGIHPDYLTHKALFKGFDEGRMHHAIEYLENIVLGE from the coding sequence ATGCTATTCAACATCCCACACTGCAAATCACAAGCTcctgtagccgccgccgccgtagcaGCCGTTTCCAGcatccgcttctcctcctcctcctttctgCCGGCGCTGgttccgccgcctccgcctctgcACGAGGAGAACCCGTTCGCCGCGCTCCTCGCCTCTGAGCCCCCACCGCCGGAGCCTCTCCGCCAGGTGCTCGCCACGGGCGACGTCCACTCCGCGCTCCGCGGACTCCCCGGCCTCGCGCGCCAGCTGTTCCAGTGGGCGGAGGCCACCCCGTGTGGCTTCCCCCGCTCCGCCTCCGCGTTCGCCGCCGTCCTCGTTCCGCTCGCCCGAGCCAACCACATCCGGGCCGCCTACCCTGTCTCCCTCCGCGCCCTGCACCTTTGCCTCATCCTCCCCCTCGTGTCCCTCCTCCTATCCGCTCCCCTCTCTCCCGCCCCACAGTCACTATTGAGCCTCCTCTTACGCTTGTCCACCAAGTACACGAAGGAATGCAAAGCCCGCGACGCCACGCCCGAAACCTGTTCGACGCTGTGCCTGTCCGCCTTCCGCGAGATGGCAAGCCACGGAGTGGCCCCTGACGTTAAAGACTGCAACCGTGTGCTCCGTGTATTGCGTGATGCAGCCAGGTGGGACGACATTTGTGCTGTGCATGTGGAGATGCTCCAGCTCGGGATTGAGCCGAGTATTGTCACATACAATACTTTGCTGGATTCTTTCTTGAAGGAGGGAAGGAAGGACAAGGTTGACATTCTACTGAAGGAGATGGAGACCCGGGGGAGTGGTTGCTTGCCAAACGATGTCACGTACAATGTGGTGATTACTGGGTTGGCTAGGAAAGGTGACCTTGAGGAGGCAGCAGAGCTGGTTGAGCGAATGCGGCTGTCCAAGAAGGCTTCATCCTTCACTTATAACCCACTTATCACTGGGTTGCTTGCAAGGGGCTTTGTCAAAAAGGTTGATGATTTGCAGCTGGAGATGGAGAATGAGGGCATTATGCCTACAGTAGTGACGTACAATGCAATGATCCATGGGCTGCTTCAAAGTGGGCAGATAGAGGCTGCACAGGcgaagtttgtggaaatgaggGCGATGGGCTTGCTACCAGATGTGATCACCTACAATTCTTTGCTAAATGGGTATTGTAAGGCGGGTAATTTGAAAGAGGTTCTTTTGTTGTTTGGCGATTTGAGGCGTGCAGGGTTAGCACCAACAGTTTTGACATATAACATTCTTATAGATGGTTATTGTAGATTAGGTGATTTAGAGGAAGCCAGGAGATTGAAAGAGGAAATGGTAGAGCAGGGTTGTTTGCCTGATGTTTGTACATATACAATTCTCATGAAGGGTTCGCATAATGCGCGTAGCCTTGCTATGGCAAGAGAATTCTTTGATGAGATGCTGAGCAAAGGTTTGCAGCCGGATTGCTTTGCCTATAATACAAGGATTTGTGCGGAGCTGACCCTAGGGGCTATTTCCAAAGCTTTCCAGTTGAGAGAGGTGATGATGTTGGAAGGCATATCTTCCGATACAGTGACATACAATATTCTTATCGATGGACTGTGCAAAACTGGTAACCTGAAAGATGCCAAAGAGCTGCAGATGAAGATGGTCAGTAATGGTTTACAGCCTGACTGTATCACATACACCTGCTTGATTCATGCGCACTGTGAAAGGGGACTCCTAAGAGAAGCAAGAAAAAATTTTAAGGACATGATCTCAGATGGTTTGGCACCCTCAGCTGTGACCTACACTGTTTTTATTCATGCATATTGTAGAAGAGGAAACCTTTATTCAGCGTATGGTTGGTTTCGGAAGATGCTGGAGGGACGAGTTGAACCTAATGAAATAACATATAATGTCCTCATACATGCATTATGCAGGACGGGCAGAACTCAACTGGCTTATTGTCATTTTCATGAGATGCTAGAAAGGGGATTGGTGCCAAACAAATACACATATACTTTGTTGATAGATGGGAACTGTAGAGAGGGCAACTGGGAAGATGCGATGAGATTCTATTTTGAAATGCATCAGAACGGTATTCATCCAGATTATTTAACACATAAGGCCTTGTTCAAGGGATTTGATGAAGGTCGCATGCACCATGCAATTGAGTACTTGGAGAATATCGTTTTGGGTGAATAG